Proteins from a genomic interval of Candidatus Palauibacter polyketidifaciens:
- a CDS encoding sodium:solute symporter family protein translates to MSPVDWWIVAIYLALTFGVGLWLSRRARGSIVDFFVGGRALPWWLAGTSMAATTFSVDTPLYVSALIARRGIAGNWEWWSFGLSHLLLIYLFARLWRRAGIVTDVELTELRYGGRPAAVLRATRAFLFAVPINCISIGFVMLAMRKVVEALGLLPDLSGWVPGDERLWAVVALSIFVLAYAGIAGLWGVVATDFFQFFLALFGAILVAAFALAEIGGIAELKAQLAAAGRSDVLGMVPRPGSEALPFGTFLAYLGIQWWAFRRSDGGGEFVQRLLACRTEADAERAAWWFVWLHYVVRAWPWVLVGLVAVVVFPDLADPDLGYPMLMLRYLPAGLLGLVVASFFAAFMSTVSTQINWGASYLVNDLYARFIDPDASAARLVLLGRLASACIVAAATVAAFFANDIGALFRFMIAIGTGPGAVLILRWFWWRVNAWAELASMLAGFAIALCSYLPAFGAMEFGTRLALTAFGSAAVWLPVMWLTRAEDEATLLEFYRRVRPAGPGWRAIRERAGISPDLPLREALLRTAGATLLLFGAMFALGGTLLLEPRTAALSVGVAALGGGGLWILRTRRALP, encoded by the coding sequence TTGAGTCCGGTCGACTGGTGGATCGTCGCGATCTACCTCGCGCTCACGTTCGGCGTCGGACTGTGGCTCTCGCGCCGGGCGCGCGGGAGCATCGTCGACTTCTTCGTCGGGGGACGCGCGCTGCCGTGGTGGCTCGCGGGCACGTCGATGGCCGCGACCACCTTCTCGGTGGATACGCCGCTCTATGTCTCGGCCCTCATCGCGCGCCGGGGCATCGCCGGCAACTGGGAATGGTGGTCGTTCGGCCTCTCCCACCTCCTCCTCATCTACCTCTTCGCGCGTCTGTGGCGCCGCGCCGGGATCGTCACGGACGTGGAACTCACGGAACTTCGCTACGGCGGCCGCCCTGCCGCCGTCCTGCGGGCCACGCGCGCCTTCCTGTTCGCGGTGCCGATCAACTGCATCTCCATCGGCTTCGTCATGCTCGCCATGCGCAAGGTCGTCGAGGCTCTCGGGCTCCTCCCGGACCTCTCCGGCTGGGTGCCGGGGGACGAGCGCCTGTGGGCTGTCGTGGCCCTCTCCATCTTCGTACTCGCCTACGCGGGCATCGCCGGGCTGTGGGGGGTCGTCGCGACGGACTTCTTCCAGTTCTTTCTCGCCCTCTTCGGGGCCATTCTCGTGGCCGCCTTCGCGCTCGCGGAAATCGGGGGGATCGCGGAACTCAAGGCCCAGCTCGCGGCGGCGGGGCGGAGCGATGTCCTGGGGATGGTTCCCCGGCCGGGGTCCGAAGCCCTCCCGTTCGGGACCTTCCTCGCCTACCTCGGCATACAGTGGTGGGCGTTCCGCCGCTCCGATGGCGGGGGTGAATTCGTGCAGCGCCTCCTCGCCTGCCGCACCGAAGCGGACGCCGAGCGCGCCGCATGGTGGTTCGTGTGGCTTCACTACGTGGTCCGCGCGTGGCCGTGGGTGCTCGTCGGACTCGTGGCCGTCGTCGTCTTTCCGGATCTGGCCGATCCCGATCTGGGATACCCGATGCTCATGCTGCGCTACCTTCCCGCCGGCCTCCTGGGGCTCGTCGTCGCGTCGTTCTTCGCCGCCTTCATGTCGACCGTCTCGACGCAGATCAACTGGGGCGCGAGCTATCTGGTGAACGACCTCTATGCCCGCTTCATCGACCCGGACGCATCGGCCGCGAGACTCGTGTTGCTGGGCCGACTCGCCTCGGCCTGCATCGTTGCGGCCGCGACGGTTGCAGCGTTCTTCGCCAACGACATCGGGGCCCTCTTCCGTTTCATGATCGCAATCGGCACGGGGCCCGGAGCGGTGCTCATCCTGCGCTGGTTCTGGTGGCGGGTGAACGCCTGGGCCGAACTCGCCTCCATGCTCGCCGGTTTCGCCATTGCCCTCTGTTCCTATCTGCCGGCGTTCGGCGCGATGGAGTTCGGGACGCGGCTCGCACTGACCGCCTTCGGGTCGGCGGCGGTCTGGCTTCCCGTGATGTGGCTCACGCGCGCCGAGGACGAGGCGACCCTGCTGGAGTTCTATCGACGGGTACGACCCGCCGGGCCGGGCTGGCGCGCGATCCGCGAGCGCGCGGGCATCTCTCCCGACCTTCCCCTCCGCGAGGCGCTCCTGCGGACGGCCGGCGCAACGCTGCTCCTCTTCGGGGCGATGTTTGCGCTCGGCGGCACGCTGTTGCTCGAGCCACGGACCGCCGCCCTCTCCGTCGGCGTCGCCGCCCTGGGCGGAGGCGGGCTCTGGATCCTGCGCACCCGGCGGGCTCTCCCGTAG
- a CDS encoding glycoside hydrolase family 3 N-terminal domain-containing protein has product MIRPHLDPARVVIEALRLDRWSPDEVERRADRALSLGVGGFILFGGEADRVGRLVERVRHDAARPLWIGADLERGAGQQVRGLIELPPPAALAAVPDPGAAVSAAGRVTAREALSVGINWVIAPVLDLDSEPDNPIIATRSFGADPRRVGELGVRWIDACQSAGAAACAKHFPGHGRTTEDSHIGLPSIDAAAALLEEDLAPFAVAADRVASVMVAHVAYPALGGERAATVEPNIVSGLLRGRLGFEGVVTTDAMIMGGAGPDDPDAAVEAVAAGCDLICYPADAGGTIASLTRAADDARFAARLEEAVTRSDRHCPPSSPTSRPAFEPVAFARDTIVGDVEVVSGWTPQVPTRVVGVSDDPDVGPPAGRAGPLGTIVADELRATGWRITDSSDAGQCIVVLAATPRGWKGRGAPAAEVVEQTRALIRSARRGLVVLLGHRRWLDVLGVPGICAWSTETVMERAAADWLRSAATAAETRPGGAGR; this is encoded by the coding sequence GTGATCCGGCCCCACCTGGACCCGGCCCGGGTCGTCATCGAGGCGCTCCGGCTCGACCGCTGGTCTCCGGACGAAGTGGAGAGGCGTGCGGACCGGGCGCTCTCCCTCGGCGTGGGAGGGTTCATTCTGTTCGGCGGCGAAGCGGATCGCGTTGGTCGCCTGGTCGAACGGGTCCGCCACGACGCGGCGCGGCCGCTCTGGATCGGGGCGGACCTCGAGCGGGGCGCCGGTCAGCAGGTCCGCGGCCTGATCGAGTTGCCGCCGCCCGCAGCTCTCGCGGCGGTGCCGGATCCCGGCGCCGCAGTCTCCGCGGCCGGTCGCGTCACCGCTCGGGAAGCGCTGTCCGTCGGGATCAACTGGGTGATTGCACCGGTGCTTGATCTGGATTCGGAACCTGACAACCCGATCATCGCCACGCGCAGTTTCGGCGCGGATCCGCGGCGCGTCGGAGAGCTGGGCGTCCGCTGGATCGACGCCTGCCAATCCGCCGGAGCCGCGGCGTGCGCGAAGCACTTCCCCGGCCACGGCAGAACGACCGAGGATTCACATATCGGGCTGCCCTCGATCGATGCCGCCGCCGCACTCCTCGAGGAGGATCTGGCGCCTTTCGCGGTCGCCGCGGATCGGGTCGCAAGCGTGATGGTGGCACACGTCGCCTATCCGGCTCTCGGCGGCGAGCGGGCGGCGACGGTGGAGCCGAACATCGTCTCGGGACTCCTTCGCGGACGGTTGGGATTCGAAGGGGTCGTCACGACGGACGCGATGATCATGGGCGGCGCCGGCCCCGATGATCCGGACGCTGCCGTCGAGGCGGTGGCCGCGGGATGCGACCTCATCTGCTACCCGGCCGATGCCGGCGGGACGATCGCGTCGCTGACGCGGGCCGCCGACGACGCGCGCTTTGCCGCCAGGCTCGAGGAGGCCGTAACCCGCTCGGACCGGCACTGCCCGCCCTCCTCGCCGACGTCGCGGCCGGCGTTCGAGCCGGTCGCCTTCGCCCGGGATACGATCGTGGGGGATGTGGAGGTAGTGAGCGGCTGGACGCCGCAGGTGCCGACACGGGTCGTCGGCGTGTCGGACGACCCCGACGTCGGGCCGCCGGCGGGCCGGGCGGGACCGCTGGGCACGATCGTCGCCGACGAGCTGCGCGCGACCGGCTGGCGGATCACGGACAGCTCCGACGCCGGACAGTGCATCGTCGTGCTCGCCGCGACGCCCCGTGGCTGGAAGGGCCGCGGCGCGCCCGCGGCCGAAGTCGTTGAGCAGACGCGCGCCCTCATCCGCTCCGCACGCCGCGGCCTCGTCGTCCTGCTCGGCCACCGCCGCTGGCTTGATGTGCTCGGCGTCCCCGGCATCTGCGCGTGGTCCACCGAGACCGTGATGGAGCGGGCCGCCGCGGACTGGCTGCGCTCCGCGGCCACCGCGGCAGAGACGCGGCCCGGCGGGGCAGGCCGTTGA
- a CDS encoding anhydro-N-acetylmuramic acid kinase: MTLWVGVMSGTSLDGIDVAVIEAAGDGERPTDWRVVAFETESYDIAARARIATAITSGSAAAICALDFELGERIGAAVNRTLASASLRPADIEAIGSHGQTVWHEPPAGARGGSTLQLGQAAVIAERTSCAVVSDFRVRDVAAGGEGAPLTAYTDWLLFRAPESRAIQNIGGIGNVTALPAECSGATPQAYDTGPGVVLIDGAVECLTEGRSRFDLDGGMARRGAASEDALSDWLSDPFFRRPPPRSTGRERFSRDRLLEWLRRHAALSPEDTIATLTELTARTIADAYRWIEEPPTACYLCGGGARNPVLASRLERLLDPMPVRDLSALGLDADAREAVAFAFLARQHVLGYPANAPWATGARGPRLLGVRTAA, from the coding sequence ATGACCCTCTGGGTCGGCGTAATGTCGGGGACTTCGCTGGACGGCATCGATGTCGCCGTCATCGAGGCGGCGGGCGACGGCGAGCGGCCGACGGACTGGCGCGTCGTCGCCTTCGAGACGGAAAGCTACGACATCGCCGCGCGCGCACGGATCGCCACGGCCATCACCTCGGGGAGCGCCGCGGCGATCTGCGCGCTCGACTTCGAGCTGGGCGAGAGGATCGGCGCGGCCGTGAACCGGACGCTGGCTTCCGCCTCGCTCCGGCCGGCGGACATCGAAGCCATCGGCAGCCACGGCCAGACCGTGTGGCATGAGCCTCCTGCGGGCGCCCGGGGAGGGTCGACGCTGCAGCTCGGCCAGGCGGCGGTCATCGCCGAGCGCACCTCGTGCGCGGTCGTGTCGGACTTCCGGGTCCGGGACGTGGCGGCGGGCGGGGAAGGCGCGCCCCTCACGGCCTATACCGACTGGCTCCTCTTCCGTGCACCGGAATCACGCGCGATTCAGAACATCGGCGGCATCGGCAACGTGACGGCGCTCCCCGCCGAGTGCAGTGGAGCAACGCCGCAGGCCTACGACACCGGTCCCGGGGTCGTGCTCATCGATGGCGCGGTCGAGTGCCTCACGGAAGGGCGATCCCGCTTCGATCTCGACGGAGGCATGGCGCGGCGCGGCGCGGCGAGCGAAGACGCCCTCTCCGATTGGCTGAGCGATCCGTTCTTTCGCCGGCCCCCGCCCCGGTCCACGGGGCGCGAGCGCTTCTCTCGGGACCGGCTGCTGGAATGGCTGCGGAGGCACGCTGCGCTATCGCCCGAAGACACGATCGCCACCCTGACGGAACTCACCGCGCGCACGATCGCGGACGCCTACCGCTGGATCGAGGAGCCTCCCACGGCGTGCTACCTCTGCGGCGGGGGAGCCCGGAACCCGGTCCTCGCATCGCGGCTGGAGCGGCTGCTGGATCCCATGCCCGTCCGCGACCTGTCCGCCCTCGGCCTGGACGCGGACGCCCGCGAGGCCGTGGCCTTCGCGTTCCTGGCGCGACAGCATGTGCTCGGGTATCCCGCCAACGCCCCCTGGGCCACCGGCGCGCGCGGTCCCCGCCTGCTCGGAGTGCGGACCGCCGCGTGA
- the murQ gene encoding N-acetylmuramic acid 6-phosphate etherase: MDPRLTEGRNPRTRAIDRADSATIVHTIQAEDRVVPEAVASQADALARVIDDVVERFRRGGRLIYVGAGTSGRLGVLDAAECPPTFGVDPGLVEAIIAGGSGALVRSAEGAEDSRRGGGDAVRAFGVSPADLVLGIATSGTTPYVLGALAEAAARGAGTAFLGCTAPPTEVTDVADHLILPLVGPEVIAGSTRMKAGTATKLVLNTITTGAMIRSGRVFENLMVDLRARSAKLVDRGLRIFTTLTGASREEARGALILTGGAVKTALAMHALRVDRALAERYLDCADGFLGVAVERFGGPERPCYSGYPAAPGWPDGAALLARLSEAPTRLVAARAAGAAAEAAGQRIAARRTAWTPGQHAAHLADFERNAVRPRVEQWVAAADSGGSRPTFEDWTADAPPSESGFEAGTAGFSAERARTVAAVAEGAEPVAAALARRARVGSETLTLYQFLRGIAQHDAAHETRLRERVHPALLARADA, translated from the coding sequence TTGGATCCCCGCCTGACCGAGGGGCGCAACCCGCGCACCCGCGCCATCGATCGCGCGGACAGCGCAACCATCGTCCATACGATACAGGCGGAAGATCGCGTGGTGCCGGAGGCCGTCGCCTCGCAGGCCGATGCGCTCGCACGCGTCATTGATGATGTGGTGGAGCGCTTCCGTCGCGGCGGGCGTCTCATCTACGTTGGCGCGGGGACGAGCGGCCGCCTCGGCGTGCTCGACGCGGCGGAGTGTCCACCCACGTTCGGCGTCGACCCGGGCCTCGTGGAGGCGATCATCGCGGGGGGCTCCGGCGCGCTCGTGCGAAGCGCCGAGGGTGCGGAGGATTCCCGAAGGGGGGGCGGTGACGCGGTGCGGGCGTTCGGCGTCTCGCCCGCGGACCTCGTGCTCGGGATTGCGACGTCGGGGACCACGCCGTACGTGCTCGGGGCGCTGGCGGAGGCGGCGGCGCGAGGGGCGGGGACGGCGTTTCTCGGCTGCACGGCACCGCCCACGGAGGTCACGGACGTGGCGGACCACCTCATCCTGCCACTCGTGGGGCCCGAAGTCATCGCGGGCTCGACCCGCATGAAGGCGGGGACGGCGACGAAGCTCGTGCTGAATACGATCACCACGGGGGCGATGATCCGCAGTGGCCGCGTGTTCGAGAACCTCATGGTCGACCTGCGGGCGCGGTCCGCGAAGCTGGTCGACCGCGGGCTCCGCATCTTCACTACACTCACGGGGGCGTCGCGCGAGGAAGCGCGCGGCGCGCTGATCCTCACGGGCGGCGCGGTGAAGACGGCGCTCGCAATGCATGCGTTGCGCGTCGACCGCGCCCTGGCCGAGCGATACCTGGACTGTGCGGACGGCTTTCTGGGCGTCGCGGTCGAGCGCTTCGGCGGCCCGGAGCGTCCATGCTACAGCGGCTACCCGGCGGCGCCGGGCTGGCCCGACGGTGCGGCGCTGCTCGCGCGGCTGAGCGAGGCGCCAACTCGTCTCGTCGCCGCGCGAGCGGCCGGCGCGGCGGCCGAAGCGGCCGGACAGCGCATCGCGGCGCGTCGAACCGCGTGGACGCCGGGCCAGCACGCCGCGCACCTGGCGGATTTCGAGCGAAACGCCGTGCGGCCGCGGGTCGAGCAGTGGGTCGCGGCCGCCGACTCTGGAGGGTCTCGCCCGACATTCGAGGACTGGACCGCGGACGCCCCTCCGTCCGAAAGCGGCTTCGAGGCCGGGACCGCCGGTTTTTCCGCGGAAAGGGCCCGCACCGTGGCGGCCGTGGCCGAGGGTGCGGAGCCGGTCGCCGCGGCCCTCGCCCGTCGCGCCCGCGTCGGCTCCGAGACGCTGACGCTGTATCAGTTTCTGCGGGGCATCGCACAGCACGACGCGGCGCACGAAACGAGGCTGCGGGAGCGCGTGCACCCGGCACTGCTGGCCCGGGCGGACGCATGA
- a CDS encoding ABC transporter ATP-binding protein, whose product MRSLTALLPYFRPYRLGIAVGLTLVIVSNLFTVAGPWVLKMAVDALERELRPDLILRYALVLTAISVVAGATRFWMRKLLNGLSRRMETDIRSALFAHLLRLPPQFFDAWRTGDLVSRSTNDVQAVRMVAGPAIMYAVNTATVATLALGLMIWIDPMLTLWAMIPMVVLPPIVFLFGRQIHERFERIQAQFSEISNFAQENLAGTRIVKAYVREEAQTRRFATLNRDYKSRNLSLARVWGLFHPSLMFFTGVGAVVVLWFGGGQVIRGAITLGDFVAFSFYLTMLMWPMIALGWVTNLFQRGAASMGRLNELFNIVPAVRDPESPVPLASVRGALEFDDVSFRYPETEREVLRNISFRIEPGQTVAIVGATASGKSTLAALIPRLYDVTAGTIRLDGVDIRELDLGSLRDAMAFVPQEPFLFSMRLRMNIELRYGGTDAGEPVSDELRSALDVSQLEKTLAVLPDGIDTRLGERGINLSGGQKQRATLARAVHRDAPVLILDDALSAVDSETETAILEALREYMSGRTSIIVSHRVSAVRTADSILVLDDGRLVERGNHEDLIAADGVYARLLRRQLVAEELERIEQRRVASA is encoded by the coding sequence TTGAGATCGCTCACAGCGCTGCTGCCCTACTTCCGCCCGTACCGCCTGGGTATCGCGGTCGGGCTTACGCTCGTGATCGTGAGCAATCTGTTCACGGTCGCGGGCCCATGGGTGCTGAAGATGGCGGTCGATGCGCTGGAAAGGGAACTCCGCCCCGACCTCATCCTGCGCTACGCTCTCGTGCTCACGGCGATTTCCGTCGTGGCCGGCGCGACGAGATTCTGGATGCGCAAGCTCCTCAACGGGCTCAGCCGCCGCATGGAGACGGATATCCGGAGCGCCCTCTTCGCGCACCTTCTCAGGCTTCCGCCGCAGTTCTTCGATGCCTGGCGCACGGGCGATCTCGTGAGCCGCTCGACGAACGACGTCCAGGCGGTCCGCATGGTCGCCGGACCCGCGATCATGTACGCGGTGAACACGGCCACCGTCGCGACGCTGGCCCTCGGGCTCATGATCTGGATCGATCCCATGCTCACGCTCTGGGCGATGATCCCGATGGTCGTCCTCCCCCCCATCGTGTTCCTCTTCGGCCGGCAGATTCATGAGCGCTTCGAGAGGATCCAGGCCCAGTTCTCGGAGATCTCCAACTTCGCCCAGGAGAACCTGGCGGGGACCCGCATCGTGAAGGCGTACGTGCGCGAGGAGGCTCAGACCCGACGTTTCGCGACGCTCAACCGTGACTACAAGTCGCGCAATCTCTCGCTCGCCCGCGTGTGGGGGCTGTTCCATCCATCACTCATGTTCTTCACGGGCGTCGGCGCGGTCGTCGTCCTGTGGTTCGGGGGAGGACAGGTCATCCGCGGCGCCATCACCCTCGGCGATTTCGTCGCCTTCTCCTTCTACCTCACGATGCTGATGTGGCCCATGATCGCTCTCGGCTGGGTCACGAACCTCTTCCAGCGCGGCGCGGCCTCGATGGGCCGCCTCAACGAACTGTTCAATATCGTTCCCGCCGTCCGGGATCCGGAGTCTCCGGTCCCGCTCGCGTCGGTGAGGGGCGCGCTGGAGTTCGACGACGTTTCCTTCCGCTATCCGGAAACGGAGCGCGAAGTGCTGCGGAACATTTCCTTCCGCATCGAACCCGGGCAGACGGTCGCCATTGTCGGCGCGACCGCGAGCGGCAAATCCACGCTGGCCGCGCTCATCCCCCGACTCTACGACGTGACGGCGGGGACGATTCGTCTGGATGGCGTCGATATCCGGGAACTCGACCTCGGCTCGCTGCGCGACGCGATGGCCTTCGTGCCGCAGGAGCCGTTCCTGTTCAGCATGCGGCTGAGGATGAACATCGAACTCCGGTACGGAGGTACGGACGCGGGGGAACCGGTCTCGGACGAACTCCGCAGCGCGCTCGACGTCTCGCAACTGGAGAAGACGCTGGCCGTCCTTCCCGATGGGATCGACACGCGCCTGGGCGAGCGCGGCATCAACCTCTCGGGCGGACAGAAACAGCGTGCCACGCTGGCCAGGGCGGTCCACCGCGACGCGCCGGTCCTCATCCTGGATGACGCGCTGTCGGCCGTGGATTCGGAGACGGAAACCGCGATCCTGGAGGCGCTGCGCGAATACATGTCCGGGCGCACCTCCATCATCGTCTCTCACCGCGTGTCGGCAGTGCGCACGGCCGACTCGATCCTGGTCCTGGACGATGGGCGCCTCGTCGAGCGCGGCAATCATGAAGATCTGATCGCGGCCGACGGCGTCTACGCGCGCCTGCTTCGCCGCCAACTCGTGGCCGAGGAACTCGAGCGCATCGAGCAGCGGCGCGTCGCGAGCGCCTGA
- the speB gene encoding agmatinase, translating into MDGGAGRHDAVQRRRLPARAGGLLPRLPALNEADLPRALAEHAWTDRHTFLDLPPELCRWETAGAVILPIPYEATTSWGTGTREGPAAIIEASRYIEWYDEELDREPYEVGVCTLPSIDLGTAGPEPAIARLRTLYDDLLEAAGDRFVIGLGGEHSISSAPAIAWAERLGGDVTILQFDAHTDLRDRHHDSPWNHACVMRRVLEHRLHGGAGRPSATNIVAVGIRALTREERDVIREHGMEVVFAHEMRRPGWVERAVEALGANVYITFDVDFFDPSMMPATGTPEPGGGSWWDALDLLSRVFRERRVVGADIVELAPRRGEEASAFTAAKLAYKMIGLWSEYR; encoded by the coding sequence CTGGATGGAGGGGCTGGCCGACATGACGCCGTTCAACGTCGTCGGCTACCGGCTCGAGCTGGAGGGCTACTGCCCCGACTGCCTGCACTGAACGAGGCCGATCTCCCCCGCGCGCTCGCGGAGCACGCCTGGACGGACCGCCACACCTTTCTCGATCTCCCGCCCGAACTGTGCCGCTGGGAGACGGCGGGCGCCGTGATCCTCCCCATCCCCTACGAAGCGACGACAAGCTGGGGGACGGGTACGCGCGAAGGTCCGGCCGCGATCATCGAGGCGTCGCGCTACATCGAATGGTATGACGAGGAACTGGACCGCGAACCGTATGAGGTCGGCGTGTGCACGCTCCCGTCCATCGATCTCGGCACGGCCGGCCCCGAACCCGCGATCGCGAGGCTGCGGACCCTGTACGACGACCTGCTCGAGGCCGCGGGGGACCGGTTCGTCATCGGACTGGGCGGAGAACATTCGATTTCCAGCGCTCCGGCCATCGCGTGGGCGGAGCGACTTGGCGGCGACGTCACGATTCTCCAGTTCGACGCGCACACGGACCTCCGGGATCGCCACCACGACTCTCCGTGGAACCATGCCTGTGTAATGCGCCGCGTACTCGAGCACCGGTTGCACGGCGGCGCGGGCCGGCCGAGCGCGACGAATATCGTAGCGGTCGGGATCCGGGCGCTCACGCGGGAGGAGCGGGACGTCATCCGCGAACACGGGATGGAGGTCGTGTTCGCGCACGAGATGCGACGGCCGGGCTGGGTCGAGCGGGCGGTGGAGGCGCTGGGGGCGAACGTCTACATCACGTTCGACGTGGATTTCTTCGATCCGTCGATGATGCCGGCCACGGGCACGCCGGAACCCGGCGGTGGAAGCTGGTGGGACGCGCTGGATCTGCTCTCCCGGGTCTTCCGCGAGCGCCGCGTCGTGGGCGCGGACATCGTGGAACTCGCCCCGCGGCGCGGCGAAGAAGCTTCGGCCTTCACCGCGGCGAAGCTCGCCTACAAGATGATCGGGCTCTGGTCGGAGTACCGGTAA
- a CDS encoding transcriptional repressor has protein sequence MRRALEAGGHRFTTQRAAVYRVLSGTSSHPTADDVFTSVRERIPDISLATVYKALEAFVTCGVARKLSLGVGPARYDGRTDDHEHIRCLSCGRVQDIEGLRPRDWMEGLADMTPFNVVGYRLELEGYCPDCLH, from the coding sequence TTGCGTCGCGCCCTGGAGGCCGGCGGACACCGGTTTACGACCCAGCGCGCGGCCGTGTACCGCGTGCTTTCCGGCACGTCCTCGCACCCGACGGCGGACGATGTCTTCACCTCGGTGCGCGAGCGGATTCCGGACATCAGCCTCGCCACGGTCTACAAGGCGCTCGAGGCGTTCGTGACCTGCGGGGTCGCGCGCAAGCTTTCGCTCGGCGTGGGTCCCGCGCGCTACGATGGCCGCACCGATGATCACGAACATATCCGCTGTCTCTCCTGCGGCCGCGTTCAGGACATCGAAGGCCTGCGTCCGCGCGACTGGATGGAGGGGCTGGCCGACATGACGCCGTTCAACGTCGTCGGCTACCGGCTCGAGCTGGAGGGCTACTGCCCCGACTGCCTGCACTGA
- a CDS encoding bifunctional oligoribonuclease/PAP phosphatase NrnA, whose protein sequence is MTVSPMPPARAKALEAIRRRLRDASSVVLTTHVNPDGDGIGSMVALASRLLRHGAEATIVTPSRPPASLRFLLRDLPALVEEDPAAADPLNAADTIAVLDTAEPKRLGGLPEHAERTGGVLIDHHPPVGSPLVTPAIRDPAACATGELVYDLLSLDDEGLTRAEAEALYAAISTDTGSFRFSNTSPRAHAIACVLLETGVDTGALYRALYGVYSRGRLALMRLALEGLEVDPRAPIAWIALDRRALSRTGARSDDMEGLVEFPRRLAGMEVGLLFRGLARNRTKVSLRSNGEVDVSGVAQLLGGGGHAKASGVLVELDLDEAVRVVLDALRPLVEAAVASKEDR, encoded by the coding sequence GTGACCGTGTCCCCGATGCCGCCGGCTCGTGCCAAGGCGCTCGAAGCGATCCGGCGCCGCCTGCGCGACGCATCTTCCGTGGTGCTCACGACCCACGTGAACCCTGACGGCGACGGCATCGGCAGCATGGTCGCGCTCGCTTCCCGGCTGCTGCGGCACGGAGCCGAAGCCACGATCGTCACCCCGAGCCGGCCGCCGGCTTCGCTGCGATTCCTCCTCCGGGACCTCCCGGCGCTCGTCGAAGAGGATCCGGCGGCCGCGGACCCGCTGAACGCGGCCGACACGATCGCCGTCCTCGACACCGCCGAGCCCAAGCGTCTCGGCGGCCTGCCCGAACATGCGGAGCGGACGGGAGGCGTCCTGATCGACCATCACCCGCCCGTGGGGTCTCCGCTCGTGACGCCGGCGATCCGCGATCCCGCCGCTTGCGCGACCGGCGAACTGGTCTACGACCTGCTCTCGCTCGACGACGAGGGCCTCACGCGAGCGGAGGCGGAGGCCCTCTATGCGGCGATTTCGACGGATACGGGCTCATTCCGTTTCTCGAACACATCCCCCCGCGCGCACGCGATCGCGTGCGTGCTCCTGGAGACGGGGGTGGATACCGGCGCGCTGTACCGCGCGCTGTACGGCGTGTACAGCCGGGGGCGGCTGGCCCTCATGCGGCTGGCTCTCGAGGGCCTGGAAGTCGACCCTCGCGCCCCCATCGCCTGGATCGCGCTCGACCGTCGGGCCCTCTCGAGGACGGGTGCGCGAAGCGACGACATGGAAGGTCTGGTCGAGTTCCCGCGCCGGCTCGCGGGAATGGAGGTCGGACTCCTCTTCCGCGGCCTCGCGCGCAATCGAACGAAGGTGTCACTGCGTTCGAACGGGGAAGTGGACGTGTCCGGTGTCGCGCAGCTCCTCGGCGGCGGCGGACACGCGAAGGCTTCCGGCGTCCTCGTTGAACTCGACCTGGACGAAGCGGTACGCGTCGTGCTGGACGCGTTGCGCCCACTTGTGGAAGCGGCCGTGGCTTCGAAAGAGGATCGGTAG
- the coaE gene encoding dephospho-CoA kinase (Dephospho-CoA kinase (CoaE) performs the final step in coenzyme A biosynthesis.), translating into MPFRVGLTGTVAAGKSTVAGNLAERGATVIDADELAREIVRPGSPAYGRIREAFGRSVIGPDGTIDRSALREVAFADEGARERLEEISHAGIRELRARRIGEAAAAGVRVIVEETPLLFEVGLEDDYDMIVVVDAPREVREARALGSRGWTAEEFAAIDAAQLAASEKRRRADRVLENRGDPGELDIATRRLWREIVRAAGGSGS; encoded by the coding sequence ATGCCGTTTCGCGTCGGACTGACCGGAACGGTGGCCGCCGGCAAGAGCACCGTGGCCGGCAATCTGGCCGAGCGGGGTGCCACCGTCATCGACGCCGACGAACTGGCGCGCGAGATCGTGCGCCCGGGGTCCCCGGCATACGGCCGCATCCGCGAAGCGTTCGGGAGAAGCGTCATCGGCCCCGATGGGACCATCGACCGATCCGCGCTCCGGGAGGTGGCCTTCGCCGACGAGGGGGCCCGCGAACGCCTCGAAGAGATCTCCCACGCCGGAATCCGTGAACTTCGGGCCCGCCGTATCGGCGAAGCCGCGGCAGCCGGCGTGCGCGTGATCGTGGAGGAAACACCGCTCCTGTTCGAGGTCGGCCTGGAGGACGACTACGACATGATCGTCGTCGTGGATGCGCCGCGAGAGGTGCGCGAGGCGCGGGCGCTGGGGTCCCGGGGCTGGACCGCGGAGGAGTTCGCCGCGATCGATGCCGCTCAACTCGCGGCTTCGGAGAAACGGCGCCGGGCCGATCGCGTGCTCGAGAACCGGGGCGATCCCGGGGAACTGGACATCGCGACCCGCCGACTCTGGCGGGAGATCGTGCGGGCGGCCGGCGGGAGCGGGTCGTGA